The genomic DNA GGTGTTTTAATCACTCACTAACATCCTTCTTCCTTTAATTTGGATGCAAACCAAATGGACTGTGCAGAAGGTTTAGTATCTGtgtatctctctttctctctctgtttctgtttccttgtctttctctctttatctgtctctctctatatctatgttcctctgtctctctctgtctggagctgCCTATCTGTCTCTTGCTCTCTTTCTCTGCACCTCACTGTCTTGGTCTTTTCCTATACTTCTGTGTTGGTCTCTCTGTAACTTTGTTTCTCTGTCTTTCTGACTCTAGCCCTGTGTCCCTCTTTTGCTTTTGCTCTGCACCTCACTGCCCATTTCTCcccctctcactctccctctccctctctccattccAACATTTTTTCTGTCTTTCGTTCTCTCTTGCCCCTCCCTGCCCCTCCCCTCTATTGGATTCCACAGCTTGCCCTGACTAACGCTCCTTGAATTATACCAGTGAGACCAGTAGCACGAGTTTTCCCAGAACTCTAATACAGCGGTAGACAATCACTGCAGCACACAGTACAATGTAATATAGTATCGCACAGCACTGTACAGTTTAATATTGCACAATACAATTCAGTATTGTATGGTACAATACAGAACTGCACTactgtttaaaacatttcacatgCCACTGTGTCACTATTTTACGGCCTGTATTAATATCCGTTTTAGGAAGGTCTGTGGAATCCATATCGGGGTCTGTTTTAATCTTTCTTTATGAATTTTCTGTAGCATCGTCATTAGGATCTATGTGTTTGCAGCATCTCTGCAGTCATAATTACAGTGTGTATTAATCACTGTATTATGAGTGTCTCTAGGGTCTGTATTAGGGCCTGTATTCATCTCTATGTTAGAAGTGTCTGTCGGATTTGTATCAGGAACTGTTGtaatcagtgttcagtgtttgtAGGGACTTTATTAGGGTCTATATCCATCTCTGTGTTAGGAGTGACTGTAGGGTATGCATTCAACTCGTTCTGTCTTTCAGGCTCTCGGATGCATCACTCGGTTGTCTGTGTGATGGTGCAGTTCCTGATGCTGAGGCTCATGGGAAGGACATTGACAGGAGTTGTTAGCAGCTTGCTGTTTCAGATggtgagtatttttttttcttttactttctctttctctctctgtctctctctgtcggTCTTCTTCATACAGACCGTCATAGCATCCTACAGTCACCAGTGACATCCCCTATTATCATTTGTGGGTAGGGAAAATGAAATGAAGGcaattttcacacagagacatatAGACATATAGGTTTAGTAGCTGAGGGAGAATAACCTGTCAGTTGGGCTATTTTACCATGACCTCTATATTGAACTATGACCCCTGTGCTGAACTATGACCTTCactgatctttttttttattgaacttTGAGCTATACACTGAAATACGTCCTCTCTACTTACCGTTCATCCCTGTATTGAACTTTGACCTCTGACCTATGTAGCTACCCCTGACCTCACACACTTAGGAATGCCGGGCATACTGGCTTGTGAACTAACATTGGGTCACTTTCACCTACAGCCTCAGTCataaatgtttagttttcatATTTACCAATTTATgatgtgaaagttagtgtgaaGTACAATAGTTCCCAGTGTACAAAACTTTGAAGGTAGTCTTCTGGTTCCATTCCTTCATAAGTAAATAACtactaaatgaaaaataataactttagttaaattgaataacCTGATAGTGTTGTTAACAGTTTCCTGTTGTATTCTGCAGATACTAATTgcacacccttatccagggtgactaacCATTTCATAGTCAATAcaggattttaaataattttttaaCTGGAAAGACATTAACATTATAATCTGGCATTGTTGACATTGTTGCCAAATTGAGTCCAATTGcacttcaataaataaatctataaaGACTGATAATTATGCCTGatctacactgcacacactggactgtattttgTACAAATTAACAATACTGTACATTGCTGTACATTGTGTTTTGCATTTATTGCACtttactgtattatgtaaaccTGTTGAGAAGTGTATTTTGTGacaactgtaagttgccctgggtaagggcatctgataaataaataaataaatcgttcAATAAATAAAGGTGAAGTCTCTCCTGATCAAATCAGTAGTATTGCTCAGGTATTTTCTCAATGGCAGGAACGGTGTTACCTGTCAGCTGAGATCAGAAATTAAGTCTGTAATGCAATTAATGTCTCAACACACAATTTCTCCACTATTATTTTCTCATTGTTTATCTTCAAAATGTACAAGTACCCAAAGGCAACACTTAAAAAGGTCTCAAGCCCTAGTCAGTTTAACTGAGAAATGcttaattctattttttttttgcataatcCATAACTGACATGATTGGTGTGGATTGTATTCATACTGTTCCTCCAAAATGAATTTCTAATTTCCATGCCACTGGTGGCCAATTTACATATGAAAcccatcttttttttctttttctttactgTTTTATAGGACCCGACAGATTTATCAGAGCACCGATAGTATCGGCCGATATTGGTCTTTTCCAGAAATAtctgtatcggcacatattccaccgATAATGCACCGAtgtattttctcaaactattggctaatttttttttttttttttcctttttcaaattACTATAAAATCCTTcatcagacttcagacaataaatacatttttatttggttttacactcattattataattatttagcattatttttaacagtcgGTACATGAAAAAACCTAGATGTCCCTGCATCCTCCCCAGCTATAGTAATTTAATTCACAATCAGTGTGTTTAAAGAAACATAGGGAGACCTAAACATGTAGTCAGAAACATTGCAATCAAATGTAATTGAGCAAATGCACATAACAATATACACCTGGTATTCTGTACAACAAGGGGTATAATTAATTTTGTACAATTTTATCTAATTTATCTTTAGACAACACTCAAAAGTCAACAATAGACGGACATTTATCACCAGAAGAAAACTAAAGGCAGAGATTTGACAGTTATTAATTGACCTCCTCCAGTAAAAACAGAAGTTATGAATGCTTACAACATGCATTTTTTTGCTTTGACACAGAAATCATTTTTGTGGTAATATTCCCCTGAAAATAACAATTCCAAACTGCATTTCTGAACAAACGTAACGTCAACTGAAAAGGGAATATCTACCCCAAATTGCTCATTTGTACAAGAAACACTTGTAGACTCAAtatgttttgcacattttctATGTTCTCCAAGAACTATCAAATACCTCTGAACTGAAAGTAATATTTGGCAACAATGCCAGATTGTTAATCTTCCGTCTCCGAATTTCTTGTAATCAGCACAGGGTGTTAAATGTTTAAGATCCTCTGAATTTTCATAATGTGACTAGATACAATGACaggcatacaatgacattcttcGAGGTTTACTGCCAAATTCAGTACATTTGACTTGCAATGCCCACATAATAGCCCTGGCCAGCAATATCTGGGCAAATAACACAGGCGGGTTCCTACATTGAAAAAGCATTTATACATTGTTGAAACAGCAACCTACCTTTTAAAAACCACCTGACGGAAACAAACCAACAAGGCTGTACTTTACCCCTAAAGTTGCCCCCAGAGTCATGTATAACCTGATGAAGCACTTTGTTTTCTGCTCCTGAAAATCATTCCAAAAACATCCCTCTTTAAGCAGGATTCATGGAGAAGAAATGCATATTTCACCAAACACTGCAGTGTTAAGAATTTCTTGAAATTGCTTACAGATGTGCAAAGTTCAAAAGTTTGCATTAAAGCTGAAAAATTATTTCCCAATTTAACATGAAAggctaaaatatatttgtcagtTAATACCTTCTGTAGGTGCTGATAGAAGAGTTTCTTCTGATGTccaagtttttacagaaaagcATCTTTTTCTTAACAGTGGTTCttagccctggtcctggaagaGCCCcactctgctggtttttgttccaaccgagctttCATATTACTAATTTgcacccttaatttaactaatttcataaatgagaccattttaattgatttaaacaGTAGAGGTTTAAAGTTAAGAATAAAACTGTATATCTTATTAGGGAACctactttttatcagttacacaatttaaaaaagtcaaatgtaagcaaattattacgGTTGAGAACCACAGCTCCCACAACGCATTGCTCCGACTAAAGTGAAAGTTCCCATGTTAAAGAGGTGGAGTTGACCATCTTGTTTAGATAGAGGGTCTTTGTTataaacactacagtacaatacattacaatatgAATGTCTATAGTGTGCAGTCCAATCCAACTACAATATGATGCTATAGAGCACAGTACTATAAAGTACAATACAACataaatgcaaatacaatacaaaatgatCCAAATACAGTACAAGGAATGGGGGAACTGAACTGTaataacttctctctctctcactttttttctttctttctctttctcctccCCCCCCTTCAGATGTACCTGCTCCTGGGTTATTACTACACGGCCACAGATCAGTACGATATTAAGTGGACGATGCCTCACTGTGTGCTCACCCTCAAACTCATCGGTAAACCAGACCCTGCTGCTTGTCTCTGTAGAGCTCCAGGCACCAGGAGGAATCAATGCAATGGCAGTCCAAAGTGTTCACCCTGCCACCTGTTTCCTCTTTGGGCTAAATCAGTGTTTCACCAAAGTGACTAGAGACCGCACTAATCAATGTCTAGTTTAGTGAACAATGTTTATTTGAATAAGTAAATCACCCAATAACATTCTTACCTTCAATGAGTAGTAGTAATAACTGCTACAACAGTTTTGTGACTCTGGAGTATTACAATCCACAAACAAGCTGAGGAATGTTCCACTAACACTATTACACCGAGTAAGAATAGTATTcattataatcataattataatgacTCTCTTTCTACCACAGGTCTGGCTTTTGACTACTATGATGGAGGGAAGGAAGTGGTGAGTGTGTAGTTCGGGTGTGCTGATTGGCTGGCTCTATTGATTGACGACTGCTGCTGAAGTGTGCCCATGACCTCACTAATGCGTCTCTCTCTTCAGTCTCATCCCTCTGTGTCCCCCTCCTATACTTTCTCAATGGaagtgtctcagtctgtgttgtttctctggggcagtcagtcagtcagtcagtctgtctgtctgggtgTGACAGATTGTGTGCATCTGtcaatttctctctctgtgtctatctgtcagtctctctctctgtgtctgtttgtctctctctctcggtctgattctctctctctctgtctgtgctaTCAATTCCAGCCAAAGGAGACACTGAGGTAAAAGTCTAGTGTATTAACCCTCCtttcctccctctgtctctctctctctcatttactACAAAACCCCGCTGAAAGaacaattattttgtatgtattgaaaAGCCTAGACTTTACTGACAAGGTGCTATAACAGTTGTCCTCCTATGGACAATTGTATACAAACAGTTCACCTGAAGCGCAcgcacacgcaaacacacacaaatccacacagacagacagacacacaagtcACACAGATGGACACACACAGGAGTACAGTCATAAATACCCTCATACATAGACAGACCAAGTCAAGCCCATCCCCCTCTCAGCACTGTAGAAGAGGTACAGATCGTGACAGAGTGATAGATATCTAGAAGTCTAGGAAGATAAATGCACACTTATCTGTGCAGTGTTtgttcagtgcagtgctgaCCGTAAATCATGAAGACTATctgtaactctctctctctctctctctctctctctctctctctctctctgcccatcGCCCCAACCCTCTTCCCCTCTCAGGCACAGCTGAATGCCGAGCAGAAGCAGGCAGCCCTGCCCAGCCCTCCATCTCTGCTGGAGGTCTATGGCTTCTCCTACTTCTATGGGGGCTTCCTGGTGGGTCCGCAGTTCACCCTGCGCAGCTACCAGAGGCTAATCGCtggggagctgacggacagccCGGGGCTTCCACCAAACAGGTATGTGCTCTGACACACTCCCACAtactctcactctcacagacacattCTTAAttctttaacacacacacacatgcacacacctgcacacattGTCTTCTACTCTAAATTCTAATTGAACTCACCTGTGGTCAGTTGCATAAACCTGTGAACTGAAGTTCCCCCTTAATTATCCACTTCACTGTTCCTTAAGTTTAAGGCTGTTGTAGAGAATGTCTCTACACTGTAAAGTCAATATATTAGTGAAGTGAAAAACTGCTCTGTTTAATACTCATTAATTACCTAACCCCCCCATGCTCCACTGGCCTCGCTGAGCCCCCACTGATTGACAGTTTTCTGTCCCCCTGTCCACCAGCATCATGCCCGCCGTTAAGAGATTCTCTCTGGGCCtgctctgtctgtcagtctacACCATCGGCAGTCCCTACTTCCCAGACAGCTTCTTCTTAACCGAGGAGTATGAGGTGAGTGATGTCATCAATCTACCCACCCTTATCCAGctgcagtaaaaaaaataaataactaacaaTATAGTAATGCAGTGAGAGAGAGTAGTTCCTCTCCCTGTAGCACAGCTGGGGAATGATCATCACCAGtatcatcattataataagaAGAATCTGCTGATACCTAGGGTTACATATATTTATCACAAAATTTACACCTTTTACTAAATGTATTACAgtaactgcaaaaataaattCAGTATATTAGTGCTCCTAAAATAGTCCATCATGAAATAGTGTGGGATTTCAATTAACTGTGTCTCATCCAATCCAACAGAAGTAGCACTGTCTTCTGCCATTCTCCACTTGCATTGAACCCTAGGGGGTAAAGAATTGTTATGGATGCATTTGACTTGAGGTAATCTGGTGCCATAGTGGATgaagaagatgatgatgatgatttaatattattattgtcattctTAACACTCATGGCAGTGAcggtgctttgtgtgtttgtgtttcaggcTCAGCCATTCCTGTATCGGTGTGTGTACATCCTGCTGTGGGGGAAAATCACACTGTATAAATATGTCAGCTGCTGGGTCATTGCGGTCAGTGCTGtctgtgtggggtctgtgtggggtctgtgtggggtctgtgtggggtctgtgtggggtctgtgtggggtctgtgtatttaactgtatatagtgtgcaagtgtgtgtgtctgactctCACATATGGCAGGAgcctgtgtgcttgtgtgtctgCGCTCGCATTGGGTGTGAGTCTTCGTGTGCGTCTCTGACTCTCGCcgctctctcagtgcagtgccAGTGTACTGTAGCACTGTATTAACTCAGTCTCTCTGGCCCTGTGTGCAGGAGGGCGTGTGTATCCTGTCTGGGCTGGGCTATAACGGGCATGATGCCAGCGGGGAGGTCCAGTGGGACGCATGTGCCAACATGCGCGTGTGGCAGTACGAGACCACACCCCTGTTCACTGGCACCATCAACGCCTTCAACATCAACACCAACGCCTGGGTGGCCAGGTAGATGGAAAATTTAAATTACAACTAGTCCCAGCAGCCCCTCTCAGGGTGCCTCAGTTGCATCTCCCAGGAGCCTTTGCCCCTCTTCAGTGTGTATTGGTTTGATGCATTATGGGGGCTGCAGTTTGAATTCTTCTCCAGTCCTCTAACCTTACAACACATACTGAGCTTCAACACCTAAAACTACACCTCCCATCAGCACTTGCCATGTTCCAGTTTGTTTCCAATGTCTATGTTACCCTGATGCATGAGGGTAGATCTCTTTTATTGATAGTATTCCATAATCATGAGCTTCTGCCCCTTCTTCAGTGTGTATCTGAATGGCTGTGCTTCCCCGTTGCACTCTGGGACCATCGGACCATCCTGTGCTGTTTTTGCAGACATGTGTTCAAGCGGCTGCGCTTCCTGGGCAGTAAGATGGCGTCTCAGGCCGTCACCCTTCTCTTCCTCGCCCTGTGGCACGGCCTGCACTCTGGCTACCTCCTCTGCTTCTCTTTGGAGTTCATCATCGTCACTGTGGAGAGACAGGTCAGGGCTGGTCTCTTTGTCCCCGTGTTTGTCTGTCAGTGTTTGTCCAGgtctgtctctcttcctctaTCTTTCTTCTCAGTGGTTTCTCCCTGAAGTTTGTCGTCATCACCACAGAGACAGTGGTCGGTCACTCTTACCCCTCTCACTGTGTCGGTGTGCAGCAGTTAGTGCGTCTGTCTCttactgtgtctgtctctctctcttctaacTGAAGTCAGCATGCAGGAAGTCGGGTATCTAATCTATCTCATGGTTTAACTTTACCTCTCTTACTTAATCTATCTTTCTCTTTGTCTCTGTGTATctgacagtctctctctctctctctctctctctctctctctctctctctctctctgatgtgACCCTTCTTGGAGTTCTTTGTCCACTAAGGCCtcatctctcctctctcttccactgtctgtctgtatgtgtctctctctctctccctctttctctttctctctctcttccacctcccactcccccctctctctggtCTGCTTCTTGCTGGCATTCAACACGGACACTACAGAAAGACAGGTAACTACCCACACACAGACTCattctccctgtctgtctatctgcaTCTCTCTTCTTCTCTCTAGAGTTTATCATAACACATGGGTGAAtaacccatctctctctctctctctcaggccctggCCCTGGTGAAGGACAGCCCAGTTCTGACCAGCGTGTCTCAGAATCCAGTTCTGTATCCACTGGTGTACGGAGTCCAGCAGTTCCTGCACTGGCTCTTCATGGGCTATCCCCTCATCCCCTTCTGCCTCTTCACCTACGACAAGTGGCTTCGGGTACGAGGGGTGTGGATGGcgtgggggtgtgtgtgaggatgggaggggagggaaggagagTGTTGGAGGAGAAGGGgcataaatcaaaatgtatgtTCTGACAAGACATGTATTTAAAGCATTTGAAGTTATTGAATCACATTGTATCGCCATCATGACGTTTAGTGGAGTCTCCTTCAGACATGGACCAGCTGCTGTACTGGGAATGATCCAGTAGGAGCTCCTGTCACACTATAGATATTGTTTTGTACACTTTATTTAATTACTATTTAAAGActatcatttaataattgtaacTAACAAAGGTAATGCTAGCAGACCCCTTCAAAGCCAAGGATctaggacccaagtgcagagtgAAAACAGAGCAGATAGGACAGGTTGGAAAAGGGTAAGGGTCAAGAACTGGCAAAACCGAGCAATTAGGAAAATCCAAGAGTTGTGGTCATGAAAACAGGCAAGAAGTCAAAGAACAGGCAAACGGGAGTAACAAGGGAGATTCCAAGATTCGGGAGTCGAGAGAATAAGCGTGCGCAGGAAGAAACTCTCAGAATTGTTACTGAAAGCAAACGACTTCACACACTGTGGGCAACAAAGGGGTCTATATACtcagagcagagggaagcagaaaAGAGTGGATTGGTGTGCTGAACGAATGGGAGAAGAGGGTCAATTAAGCTAAATGCACATGGTGCTTAGGAATGTTATGTCAGAGACGGAGCTAGAATACAGGAGgagatgacctctggtggcgaactTGGGAAGTGTGGGGTGAAGACATGACAATAATAAAGTTGCTCACGCTGTTTCTCTCCACCTCTCAGGTGTACTCCTCTGTGTATTTCTGTGGTCATGTCTTCTTCTTGTCCGCCTTCCTGATCATGCCATATCTCCGCCGAGCACTGGTGCccaagaagagagagagtgagaaaaaaaaagaatagagGTACAGAGCACACGTCTAGGAGTCAGTATGTCTTTgtgtctctttgtctctctctgtgtgttactCAGTTGGAGTCAGTACGTACTGTCAGTGAAATTGTACATTAttaaccatctctctctctctctctctctctctctctcaggccacTGAAGCTGCCGTTACTGCGaccagaatatattttttatgttttaatataaatatatatataaatctgtatattttttgtttgaggAAGGAAACAAATAATTGAAACAAAAAATGACAAAACGACTCTAAACCGCAGTGCCACTCCCTTGTTATCTCACTGTAATTAgggttttttaaatgaatacatttttaacatttatacaCTGTGTTACCATCAGTTCAGGGACTGCAACCAATGCCACTAAAGCCATCTGTGCACAATATCTTTCACATAGCAGTGTAATAGTTATGTACAGTACTATAGTGTAATACCATGAGAGTGTAGGACAAAGCGATGTAGTTTATCATAGTGTAATATAATCTGCAGTACAGTGCAATGTAGTGTACAATGATGCAATGCAGTACATTAGTGTCATGTAGTATATTGTATAATGCAATAGTGTACTTTATGATACTAAAAGGAAATAGTAAACTACATCACTGTAAAGTACAATCTAGTGTAGTGTTTTATACTACAATACACTGAATTCTAGTGTAGTATAGTGAAAAGAAGTAGATGGTTATATTACAGAACAATCTGATACGGTACAATCTAGTGTATTACTATATTAAAGTGTGATATAATGTAGCAGGGGGCAgtgttgtaaaatgtaatacagtgcagtgtggtatgttgtagtgcagtacagcacagtgctggTTTCTTTAGTTTAATATTGTA from Amia ocellicauda isolate fAmiCal2 chromosome 1, fAmiCal2.hap1, whole genome shotgun sequence includes the following:
- the lpcat3 gene encoding lysophospholipid acyltransferase 5, coding for MAAAMLKGVAESLGASEPALRLLLSILAGYPFALFYRRFLFYREPSLIHLFHTLSGLGLAAFNFGSRMHHSVVCVMVQFLMLRLMGRTLTGVVSSLLFQMMYLLLGYYYTATDQYDIKWTMPHCVLTLKLIGLAFDYYDGGKEVAQLNAEQKQAALPSPPSLLEVYGFSYFYGGFLVGPQFTLRSYQRLIAGELTDSPGLPPNSIMPAVKRFSLGLLCLSVYTIGSPYFPDSFFLTEEYEAQPFLYRCVYILLWGKITLYKYVSCWVIAEGVCILSGLGYNGHDASGEVQWDACANMRVWQYETTPLFTGTINAFNINTNAWVARHVFKRLRFLGSKMASQAVTLLFLALWHGLHSGYLLCFSLEFIIVTVERQALALVKDSPVLTSVSQNPVLYPLVYGVQQFLHWLFMGYPLIPFCLFTYDKWLRVYSSVYFCGHVFFLSAFLIMPYLRRALVPKKRESEKKKE